A region of the Stieleria neptunia genome:
CATCCCGGCCAGCGAGATGACGTTCAACGATCGCCCCAATAGCGTCATGCACAAGAACGCACCGGCGATGCTGATCGGAATCGCCACCGCAGCGACCAGCGCCCCACGCGCGATGCGATAGCCCAACACGAAAATCAGCACGACCGTGCCGACGTAGAACCAAGGCGAGACGTACACCGATGCGACGGCGGTCGCTGCGATCGCCACGCTGGCCAACACCGTGGCGCGCCCGAAATGCAAGAACAACATCAAGATGATGATCGTCGCGGCGCTGCCGATCAGCATGTTTTGCACCACCAACGCGATCGCCGACTCGATGTATTCGGTCTCGTCGTAGTACTGAAACAGTTCCAACCCTTCGCGTTTCAATACCCCTTCATTCAACTCGCGGTTGGCAACACGCAACCCCTGCATCACTTCCATCACGTTCGCGCCGCTGACCCGCCCGACACTTAGACTGATGCTTTCGGTTCCGTAGCGACGCGCGATGCTCTCGCGGTCCTTGTAACCCAGTTTGACTTCCGCGACATCGCCGACGTAGACGCGTGTGTTTCCGTCGGAGACCAGCAATTGTTGTTTGACTTGTTCGGGGTCGCGAAACTGCCCCAGCGTTCGAATCACCCAGGTCCGTTTGCCTTGAAAAAAATCACCGGCGGTCGTGTCGCTGTTTTGACGGTTCAGCGCCTCGCGGACCTGCCGAATCGTGATCTGTCGCGTCGCCAACTTGGCCGGATCGACAATCACCTGCAACTCTTGTTCGCGGCCGCCGCGGGTCTCGGCGTTTGAAACGCCGGGCACGCGTTCCAATCTCGCCTCGACAAAATCCTCGGACAACTTGCGGAGCTTTTCCAAGTCGACCGGGGGCGGACGCAACGCTTCCAGTTCGGGGTGCGCGGCGAGATGTTCGTCCAAACAGTTTTGCAGACGGAAAACGCGGAGGGCTGAATTACTGGCCCGCCTCGCCGGTTCGAGAAGATCCGCGATCGGAGGATGGGCCGATTGGAATTCGGCGATCGTCTGGCTGGTCGGTGGCCGCGGCGTCAATGCGAATCGCGCGATCGGCTGGGCGCTCAGATCCGACGCCTCGATGACCGGTTCTCCCGCGTCCAAGGGATACTCGCGAACCTGCTGCAACCGCGTGTTGACCCGCGCCAATGCATCGTCGATGTTGGTTCCGATCTCGAACTCCAGCGTGACCTCGGCGGAGGAGACCCTGCAACTGGACGACAGTTTGATCAACCCCTCGACGCCTTGCAGTTGCTCTTCCTGCTCGAGCACGATCTCGCGTTCGATTTCTTGGGGGCTGGCCCCGGGCCATCGGGTTTCGATGGTCAGCACCGGGTTTTGAACTTCGGGGACCAATTGCTTGGGGATCAACCCCAGCGACAGCGTTCCGAACAGCGCCGCCAAGATGGCGCCGACATAAACTTTGACCGGATTGCGAATCAGAATTCCAAACACGTCTCTCAACCGTCTCCGACGGTAACCTCCACGGATTGCCCGGCCGCCAAACGCTCGTTGCCGCGCGTGACGACGATCGCGTCGGCGTCCACTTCGCCGCTGACGGCAATCCAGTCTCCCTGGGCGACCCCCAGTTTGACCGGCACTTTGCGGACCACGGCCGACTGTGATTCACCGCCGGCCGATTCACCGCCGGCCGATGCGGCGCGGCCGACATCGACGACAAACACGGATTGGCCGATCCCGTCCAAGACGATGGCATCGGTGGGCACAAACGTCTGTTCCGTTTCGGGCCCGATCGGCAAATCCATTCGCACGACCATCCCGGACATCAACAGCGGGATGCCGTCGTCGATGCGGTTCTTGATCCGGACCAACACCGGAAAGGTTCGCGAGCGGGTATCGGCCGCCGGCACGATGCGTTCCAACTGGCCCAGCAACAATTCGCCCGGCCGCGCGTCGAACTCCACATGGATCGTCTGCCCCGGACGCAAGGACACCACCTGAGCGGCCGGAACAGCCACCTCCACCCTGACGGTGTCCAAATCGATCAAGTCGACGACCGGATCACCCGCGGTGATCCAAGCGCCCGCTTCGGTGTATTCGGCCGTCACGTAGCCGTCGAAGGGGGCGATCAGGGTGTGTTTCTTCAGTCGGTCTTCGAGCAATCGGACTTGTTCGCGCTGCAGATCCACGCGTGCCTGGGCCTGGGCGACCTGTTCGACACGCGGACCGCTGACGAGCCGAGCGTGTGCGATGGTCGCCGCTTGCAACAACTGTCGCGACGAATCGGCTTCCGCGGTCGCCACGTCGAGCTCTTCGATCGAAGCGGCTTTGGATTGAACCAGTTTTGACATCCGCGCGAGCTGGCTGGCCGAGCGTCGGGCGATCGCCCCGGCGGCCTCCTTTCGCGCCTCGGCTTCGGCGATGTCTTCGTCGCGTGATCCGGCTTCAAGCTCCGCCAATTGATGTTCCACCAGACGCAGTTCCGCTTTGGCCGCGGCGATCTCGATCTGGATCACGTCGGTCTGCAAATCGGCTACCGCGTCACCGGCGGCAAGCCGATCGCCACGCTTGGCGTGCAAGGTTCTCAGCCGACCGGGCAGCGAATAGCCGATCGTCGTGGTTCGGCTGGGCGTGACCGTCCCCAACAACTGATACGCCGACTTCGACTCCCCCGTGCGGACGCGGCAAGCCATAACCGGCTGAAGGGGTGCTTGATCGGAGATGCCCGGCGGTTGGGCGGGCGCTCCATCGGCGATCAAAAGAACGCCGATCAACATGCCGGACCCGATGGCCCGACTGACGCGTGACGAAATGGACATGGGATGCATCCGAATCGCACCGTTGGGGCAACGGTCGATTCATCGGTGAGGTGGGATCGAGGCGGGGGGAGCGCGGGGCTGACGCGATTCTAATTGAACGCGTTGGGCCTCACCACACTGCAACCAAAGAAATCGTGGTTTGGTGATCGTTTGATCGTCCCCCTCCCGCCTTCATTCCACCCATTTTTGGGCCATCCATTATTTGGCCCATCAATGGTTTGACCAACCCAATTGCTACGTGGTTGCCACATCAACGTCGCGGCATTCGTGTCGCAAGACGCGTTGATCATCAAGGATTTCGCGGACCGACGCCAACAGATCCTCAGCGGTAAACGGTTTATGGACGACCGGGTAGCCGGGCGGGACTTCTCCATTCTGGGCGACTTCGGGGTCATGCCCGGTACAGAACAGCAACGGCAGCTCGGGGTTGCTTTCGGCGATCTGACCGCAGGCTTCACGCCCGGTCATGTTGGGCATCATCACGTCCAAAATCGCCAGATCGATTTGATCGTCCAGTTCATGGACGCGTTGCACCGCCTCCTGTCCATCGGAGGCCAAGACGACGTGGTATCCGGCGCGCTGCAGGATCCGGCTGCTGACCTGTCGCAACAGTTCTTCATCGTCGGCAATCAAGATCGTGCCGATGCTGCTGCGGTCGTCTTCGCCGCGATCGATCACGGGCTGGCTGCTCGGCGGTGTCGTCGCGCGATCCTTGACAGCGGGCAGATAGATACGAAACGTTGTGCCCACGCCGACTTCCGATTGGACTTCGATGTGCCCCTGATGCTGTTTCACCAAACCGTACACCATCGCCATCCCCAAGCCTGTCCCCGAGCCGATTTCCTTGGTGGTGAAGAACGGTTCAAACACCCGCTCCACCACATCGGGCGGCATGCCGCTGCCGGTGTCGGAGATCGAAATGCGGACAAACGGGCCGGGCCGAAGCACGTCGTCCCGGCGACAGTACGCTTCATCCAAGTCAACCAACTCGGTGGACAACGTGAGCCGGCCGGTGCCGTCCATGGCGTCGCGTGAGTTGATACAGCAATTCAGCAGGGCCTGTTGCAGTTCGACCGAATCGGCGTGAACCATCGCGGAGGCGGGATGCAGGTTTTGGCACAGTGTGATGCGTGATCCCAGCAGCGGCTTGGCCAGCCCGACCAGTTCTGCGACGACAGCATTGACATCGAGATCGATACAACAGAGCGGCTTGCGGCGGCTGAACCCGAGCAACTGGCGGGTCAAAGACGTGGCGCGCTCGCCGGCTTTGAAAATGCATTTCATGTCTTCGTGCAGCCGCTCGCCGGGGCGTGTCGCGTCCAGTCCAAACTGCGTGTACGACAGGATGATCTGCAGCAGATTGTTGAATTCGTGGGCGATCCCACCGGCCAGCATCCCGACCGCTTCCAATTTTTGCGACTCGCGCAACTGCCTTTCTTTTTCCAGCAGTTGTTCCTGCGCCAATTCACGTTGTTTCATCTCGCGACGAATTTCTTTCGTCTTGACCGCCACGGTCCTTTCCAGATCCGCAACCGTGCTGCGAGAGGCTTCGGTCAGCTTTCTCTTTTTGGTCATGGCCGCAGCGATCTGGGCGACCTCGGCGGCGTCGAAGGGTTTGCGCAGAATCAGCAATTGATCGCTGTTGCCGAGTTCTTCGACGATCTCCGACCAGGAATAGTCCGAGAACGCGGTGCAGATCAAGACTTGCAGATCGGGGTCGGCCTTCCACAACTGGCGGATCGTCTCGACGCCGTCCCAGCCCGGCGGCATCCGCATGTCGACAAACGCCGTACTGAAGGGGCGACCTTCCTGGATCGCCTGGCACACCATCCGGTATCCGTCTTCACCCTGATAGGCGGACGACAGCTCGTAGCACCGCGACGCTTTGGATTGTCGCGACGCGGAACCGAACAAGGACACTTCGAGTGAATCCAATTCCGCGTCGGCTTCCGAATCGTCACACAGGATCTTGCGAAAATCATCATGGATCGCCGTGTTGTCATCGATGATGATGATTCGCGGATTCCCGGAATCTTCCACGACTTGTTCGCCCGCAATCCCCGCGCCGGCCCTGTGTGCTTCGTCCATCGTCTCTGGATCGCCCTTCGTTGAGTGTCACTGTTGCTTCCAACCTTCGCTTGTGATCAGCCGGCCGACCTTGATCGCAGGAAATAACTGATTGAATTGCTTCGATTTGAGGGACAACCGACACTCCCGGTCCGCATTCTCAAACCGCCCGGGGGAGCCGCTGCGTTGTGAGTCCGCGGAGGATTCGCTGCGGTTTTCCGTAAAGCTCGTTGAATCGGTGGAATGGGACCGTCGCACATTCGACAACACAAGAAGGTGGTCACGGATACACCGATGT
Encoded here:
- a CDS encoding efflux RND transporter periplasmic adaptor subunit, producing the protein MSISSRVSRAIGSGMLIGVLLIADGAPAQPPGISDQAPLQPVMACRVRTGESKSAYQLLGTVTPSRTTTIGYSLPGRLRTLHAKRGDRLAAGDAVADLQTDVIQIEIAAAKAELRLVEHQLAELEAGSRDEDIAEAEARKEAAGAIARRSASQLARMSKLVQSKAASIEELDVATAEADSSRQLLQAATIAHARLVSGPRVEQVAQAQARVDLQREQVRLLEDRLKKHTLIAPFDGYVTAEYTEAGAWITAGDPVVDLIDLDTVRVEVAVPAAQVVSLRPGQTIHVEFDARPGELLLGQLERIVPAADTRSRTFPVLVRIKNRIDDGIPLLMSGMVVRMDLPIGPETEQTFVPTDAIVLDGIGQSVFVVDVGRAASAGGESAGGESQSAVVRKVPVKLGVAQGDWIAVSGEVDADAIVVTRGNERLAAGQSVEVTVGDG
- a CDS encoding response regulator, with product MDEAHRAGAGIAGEQVVEDSGNPRIIIIDDNTAIHDDFRKILCDDSEADAELDSLEVSLFGSASRQSKASRCYELSSAYQGEDGYRMVCQAIQEGRPFSTAFVDMRMPPGWDGVETIRQLWKADPDLQVLICTAFSDYSWSEIVEELGNSDQLLILRKPFDAAEVAQIAAAMTKKRKLTEASRSTVADLERTVAVKTKEIRREMKQRELAQEQLLEKERQLRESQKLEAVGMLAGGIAHEFNNLLQIILSYTQFGLDATRPGERLHEDMKCIFKAGERATSLTRQLLGFSRRKPLCCIDLDVNAVVAELVGLAKPLLGSRITLCQNLHPASAMVHADSVELQQALLNCCINSRDAMDGTGRLTLSTELVDLDEAYCRRDDVLRPGPFVRISISDTGSGMPPDVVERVFEPFFTTKEIGSGTGLGMAMVYGLVKQHQGHIEVQSEVGVGTTFRIYLPAVKDRATTPPSSQPVIDRGEDDRSSIGTILIADDEELLRQVSSRILQRAGYHVVLASDGQEAVQRVHELDDQIDLAILDVMMPNMTGREACGQIAESNPELPLLFCTGHDPEVAQNGEVPPGYPVVHKPFTAEDLLASVREILDDQRVLRHECRDVDVATT